One window from the genome of Pseudomonas sp. L5B5 encodes:
- the recJ gene encoding single-stranded-DNA-specific exonuclease RecJ: protein MRIEPRELPAVLPFLGDLPPLLTRLYAARGVQTVEELDKSLARLIPFQQLKGIDAAVDLLVTALDQRQRILIVGDFDADGATASTVGLLGLRLLGAAHVDYLVPNRFEYGYGLTPEIVAVALQREPQLLITVDNGISSVDGVAAAKAAGLKVLVTDHHLPGHELPAADAIVNPNQPGCEFPSKALAGVGVIFYVLMALRARLRSLGRYESRPQPNIGELLDLVALGSVADVVPLDANNRILVYQGLERIRAGRARPGLKAILEVAKRDHSRITSTDLGFILGPRLNAAGRLDDMSLGIECLLSDDTGAARAMAAQLDELNQDRKSIEQGMQREALAQLKELPVESMPFGLCLFDADWHQGVIGILASRLKERYHRPTIAFADAGDGMLKGSARSVPGFHIRDALDAVAARHPQLISKFGGHAMAAGLSLPEQNFPAFAEAFDDEVRRQLNEEDLTGRLLSDGTLAVEEFHLELARALRNAGPWGQHFPEPMFHGVFELVEQRIVGERHLKVVLRSECGSLKVDGIAFGIDREVWPNPTIRWVELAYKLDLNEFRGQETVQLMIAHIEPR, encoded by the coding sequence ATGCGTATCGAACCCCGTGAGTTGCCCGCCGTCCTGCCCTTTCTCGGCGACCTGCCGCCGCTGTTGACCCGCCTCTATGCCGCTCGTGGCGTGCAAACGGTGGAGGAACTGGACAAGAGCCTGGCGCGGCTGATTCCGTTCCAGCAGCTCAAGGGCATCGATGCTGCGGTCGACCTGCTGGTAACCGCCCTGGACCAGCGCCAGCGCATCCTCATCGTCGGTGACTTCGATGCCGACGGCGCCACTGCCAGCACCGTCGGGCTGCTGGGCCTGCGCCTGCTGGGGGCGGCCCATGTCGATTACCTGGTGCCCAACCGCTTCGAGTACGGCTATGGTCTGACCCCGGAAATTGTCGCGGTGGCCTTGCAGCGCGAGCCACAGTTGCTGATTACCGTGGACAACGGCATTTCCAGTGTCGACGGCGTGGCGGCGGCCAAGGCCGCCGGGCTCAAGGTGCTGGTCACCGACCACCACTTGCCAGGCCACGAGTTGCCGGCGGCGGACGCCATCGTCAACCCCAACCAGCCGGGTTGCGAGTTCCCCAGCAAGGCCCTGGCCGGGGTCGGGGTGATCTTCTATGTGCTCATGGCCTTGCGCGCACGCCTGCGCAGCCTGGGACGCTACGAGAGCCGGCCGCAACCCAATATCGGCGAGCTGCTGGACCTCGTGGCCCTGGGCAGCGTGGCGGACGTGGTGCCACTGGATGCCAACAACCGCATCCTGGTGTACCAGGGCCTGGAGCGGATTCGTGCCGGCCGGGCGCGGCCGGGGCTCAAGGCGATTCTCGAAGTGGCCAAGCGCGACCACTCGCGCATCACCTCCACCGACCTGGGGTTCATTCTTGGCCCACGCCTGAACGCCGCCGGACGCCTGGATGACATGAGCCTGGGCATCGAGTGCCTGCTCAGCGACGACACCGGCGCGGCCCGGGCCATGGCCGCCCAGCTCGATGAGCTGAATCAGGATCGCAAGTCCATCGAGCAGGGCATGCAGCGCGAGGCCTTGGCCCAGCTCAAGGAACTGCCGGTGGAGTCGATGCCGTTCGGCCTGTGCCTGTTCGATGCCGACTGGCACCAGGGGGTGATCGGGATCCTCGCCTCGCGCCTGAAAGAGCGTTACCACCGGCCTACCATCGCCTTTGCCGATGCGGGCGACGGCATGCTCAAGGGCTCGGCGCGTTCAGTACCGGGCTTTCATATCCGCGATGCGCTGGATGCGGTAGCCGCCCGGCATCCGCAACTGATCAGCAAGTTCGGCGGTCACGCCATGGCGGCCGGCCTGTCTCTGCCGGAGCAGAATTTCCCGGCTTTCGCCGAAGCCTTCGACGACGAAGTGCGGCGCCAGCTCAACGAGGAAGACCTGACCGGGCGCCTGTTGTCGGACGGCACCCTCGCGGTGGAAGAATTCCACCTGGAGCTGGCTCGTGCCCTGCGCAATGCCGGCCCCTGGGGCCAGCACTTCCCCGAGCCGATGTTCCACGGCGTGTTCGAACTGGTGGAGCAGCGCATCGTTGGCGAGCGTCACCTCAAGGTGGTGCTGCGCAGCGAATGCGGGTCGCTGAAGGTGGACGGCATCGCCTTCGGCATTGACCGCGAAGTCTGGCCCAACCCGACCATTCGCTGGGTGGAACTGGCCTACAAGCTCGATCTCAACGAGTTCCGCGGCCAGGAAACCGTGCAATTGATGATCGCCCACATCGAGCCCCGCTGA
- a CDS encoding YaeQ family protein, producing MAQPSTTYKFELNLTDLDRGVYESVKQTIARHPSETEERMTVRLLAYAFWYNEHLSFGRGLSDVDEPALWEKSLDDRVLHWIEVGQPDADRLTWCSRRTERTSLLAYGSLRVWQTRVVDAVKNLKNLNIAGVPQDVLEILAKDMPRVIKWDVMISEGTIFVTDDRGQHEVQLEWLLGERG from the coding sequence ATGGCCCAGCCGTCCACCACCTACAAATTCGAACTGAACCTGACCGACCTCGATCGCGGGGTCTACGAAAGCGTCAAGCAGACCATCGCCCGCCACCCTTCGGAAACCGAAGAGCGCATGACCGTGCGGCTGCTGGCCTACGCCTTCTGGTACAACGAGCACCTGTCGTTCGGTCGGGGTCTGTCGGATGTGGATGAACCGGCCCTGTGGGAAAAGAGCCTGGATGATCGCGTGCTGCACTGGATCGAAGTCGGCCAGCCGGATGCCGATCGCCTGACCTGGTGCTCGCGTCGTACCGAGCGCACCAGCCTGTTGGCCTACGGCAGCCTGCGTGTGTGGCAGACCCGGGTGGTGGACGCGGTCAAGAACCTGAAGAATCTCAACATCGCCGGTGTGCCCCAGGACGTGCTCGAGATCCTGGCCAAGGACATGCCGCGCGTCATCAAGTGGGACGTGATGATCAGCGAAGGCACGATCTTCGTCACCGACGATCGCGGCCAGCACGAAGTCCAGCTCGAATGGCTGCTGGGCGAGCGCGGCTGA